One Glycine max cultivar Williams 82 chromosome 8, Glycine_max_v4.0, whole genome shotgun sequence genomic window, gccctatcccattcaggaagacattttttatagTTGAATCAAACGTACAAGTAAAATCTCTTTCGAgtgatttgatgaaatttcggcagcatttcgcattggtcttcAAGTACACAAGATGAAAGCGGTGAATGTGTGAACAATCACTGCGATCAAATATGCACCCGAAGAACAATGTCAAATGCAATATACCaaaatttcttcaaatcatTCAAAAGATAATTTACCTCTACGTATGattcaactataaaaatatgtcatcccaaactgtccaaaaggacaattcaagaatcaatacATCGATTAATTCAAACTATCCGTATTAATCGATGTATCGAATCTCGAACGGGcaactaaggttcactcataatgCAACTAACTAGTAACATGAAACAATACCGATATTTGAACAACGACATGTTACAATCATACAACTTTTTATAAATAGAGACAAACCTCGAAAGATGCTCAGTGCCAATGACAACGACAGCTGGATCAATCATACTCAAATAACAATGCATCATGTTTGAGGTTTATAAAATAGTACAACCAGTAAAGAGGtttattttaagtgaaataaggataatttaaatattttgtcaaatGGAAACAAATTAAGTTTTGGCTAACATCTTAACTTGACCAGAACAGGGAAAAGCATACTCATGTATTCTTTAACACGTTGAGGGCAACAAGCTTCTTTCACATGATAATAATACCATTCCAGAGTTGCTATGTGCCCACTAATTTATTTACATTGAATTAGAGCTTGAATTACacaaaaatattacttcaatCAGTACAACATCCATTAACCAAGGCCCTATTTTGTAGGTGTATAACAATGCCAATTATGTACAGAAGTCAAGTAATTAAATTCCCTGTACGTAAGGGCATTCATGAGTGACATGAGGCTCGTTTGTGTTGTTATtgtctttgaaaattattatatcttTTGTTCGTTTGTTTTCCATTATTTATGATTGCTCCATTTTTGGCTGCCTAGCTGGCTAGCTTTTAGATCAAGGGAAATAGTGGGTTGATTCTAAAGGGTAGAGGCCTAGTTGactaaagaaaagagaaattagAAAATAGCATTTTTTTTGGGGCTGAAAATAGAGGCTTGAGGAGTTGATTTTTGCCCTATAAAGTATGTCAATATCAAGAATCTTCCCTAGCAGCGTTAAATTGGTGTTTGCATCACAAAATTGTATTAAGAAATGATATTTCCATcgttaaaaagtttattttttggaGTAGATTTAATAGAAAGACTTTTAGCTGACGATGGCATGATCCAGGGGAGTTTTAAAATTGCAATATCAATGAGACAATGACTTCCACATtctgtattatatttttttaattttttgtttctagaaAGGTGTCTTTGAAATTCTATTAAAAGTGATGGATCAATTATTTGATAGAAATTAATCATTGGTAAAATTAGGAGATACTTTATATTCATAACACCggttaaaataaaagttgtccTTGAACCTAAGAAGAATCTGAAATGGGGATCTGAGAAACCACATAAATACAATCCTATAATTAAGGTAGAGGAAAAATTCTGGCCAAGCTATGCTTCCTCCTTTAACAGCTTCAAAATTCTATAAGCAGCACACTACTGTAATTTCAGTTCACTCATGTTAGGTGACATCCCTAAATTGGGAATCTATAGCCTGGCCATGCTTAAATGCTTATAATTTTCTAGATGTTCCAGCTTAAATGTTTTGACTGTTCTCAGCATGAGAATTTACTTCTCACGGTGCTCAAACAAGTGTGCTGGGTACAGCTATAAAGATCTGAGTCAATGAGGTTGTTAGGCAAGCTTGTCTCTGGGCCCTCTCTTTAAATTCCTTGTTTCGTCCATTTGGGCTCCCTTCTACTTTATTTGTTAATGATTAATGGTGATGGGTATTTATATATCCATTTGGAAAATGACTAATAGAGTCTTTGGGTTAGAGTTCAACTGAACATAacctactttttttaaaaaaaataaaatctactaGTGTTATTACTTCTCTATTTTGTGCATTGAGGTGTGCAAACAGACATTTTGTGCTTGCGAGTGTGTTTGTTTTACACAAATCATGCGTTCCAAAGCACATTGAACAAGCGATTTTTGTGAGAGATCTTTGGGGTTGAACATGATTTAATGACAGCCTGAAGCTATGTTTGTTTTGGCGTTTACCACATTCAACGCCAAAACTTCCTCTTAATAAAATTACCTTCAACACGAACACGAGAAATacttaaatcaaatacacactgAAATGGAAAtccaaaaaaatgaatgataagATGTGGTAGTGATACTTTTGCTGCATCTGGCAGTGGAATTGTGCATGTTCTTATGTAGAGGTTATTTATATGCAAACAACTTTACTGTCTGGAGAAAGGTAAACGAAGTTATTGTAAGATAAACAAAACATTGAACCTTTTAACCACTCCACTTTTTAAAGTTCTCAGTAAAGTAGGAAAGAAGTCAGAGATACAACTATTGACAATTCTGAGAAATGAAGAAATAGCACAGATGAGAAACTcaataagagagaaagagatggtGGTGAGAGAACTGGAACGTAAAATTGTTCAACTTGAACAAGATAATAAGGAATTGGGAGATTTACTTAAAGAACTCAGGGAAGCTCAGATCAATAATGGTGAAACAGGAAATAGCCAGtaaaaatgatgaaatatgtcGATTAAATTGTGAAGTACAGGATTGGAAGTCTACTGTTGAAACCCTTAAAGTATCCTATGAACCAagttatcattatcattatcatataTCTAACAGACAGAAGACTTCTGGTGCTGAGGGGGAGCGATTAAAAGAAGCAGCTAACATCAATAAATCATTATCTACCTTGGGGTATTTACATTTTAGCTTAATACATTaagattttgaattgtcttattTCTGCTTTCTCATTGAGTAACTAGTATTCTCTAATCATTCTTGCAGTCATGTTATTATGATACTAGTGGATGTGGCAAATGGGAAGCAGAGGCATATCCCTTACAGAGACTCTAGACTAACTTTTCTTCTTCAGGTTGATTTATATGCTGGTTTAGTTTGACTCTTTAGTTTCAGGGTTCTTTTGTTCATCACTATTTGGCATAAAATGCAGGACTCTCTTGGCGGAAACTCGAAAACAATGATCATTGCCAATGTCAGCCCTTCTATCTGGTTTGTTTATTTATCTGGAACTATATTTCCTTTATCGAAACTTTTCAGGTTACCATAGAAGCTTGATGGAGCTTTACCCGTTTCACTTTTGCAGCTGCGCTGCTGAAACATTGAATACACTTAAATTTGCTCAGAGAGCAAAACTTATTCAAAATAATGTGAGTGTCATTCTATGATCAGTCTGAATTTCTTTCACAGGAATGAATCTCATCAACCTATCACTATACATTCCATATATTGTTCTTGTAGGCTGTGGTGAACGAAGATTCTACTGGGGATGTAATTGCTTTACAACATCAAATTCGACTTTTGAAGGTGGTATCAGTTATTTTTTGTAGTATAAGTTTTATGTGAGTTGCTAATTtaactaaaatgataaatttttggGCCAAGGGCAAGTTTTGAGGCTCTAGAGGTGCTAATTTAACATCATATATTGTTACTTATAAGTCTACACTGACCAACAAAGAACAAGAAATAAGGGAGCTTCAGATGGAATTGGAAAATTGTTATTATGCCATTGAAGAGAATCACTTGGGACTCTTGATCTTTAAATCTGAACTTGCTGAGGCTTACTCCAAATCATTCAGGGGCAGGGCAGACCCTGATAAAGCATTTGATATCAAAGAGAATGAAGACATGGTTCTAATTTCTGCAGAGCAATTGAGAGTGAAAGACAAGTCTCTAAAAACTATGGCACAAGCTGCACAACAACACTCTCTGTTGGAGGAAGAGCttaaacaacaaaagaaaaacctcGAGGAATCATCTGAGGGTCAACTAATCTTGGAAGAGCAACTGCTGCAGATGGAATACACCCTACAATATGAAAGAAGTGCGGCATTTGAGGCTCTAGAAGTGCTGGAACATGAAATAGCCAGtaaaaatgatgaaatatgtcGATTAAATTGTGAAGTACAGGATTGGAAGTCTACTGCTGAAACCCTTAAAGTATCCTATGAAGAAATTCAGGGAACAAGTAAAAAGATGAAAGCTTCCCTTCTATCACATATTAAGAATGAGCAAGCCCTTAAGCAGGCCAATGAAAACCTTGTCTGTATTGTGAAGGATCAGGAAAGAAAAACCGAAGATCTTCTACTGCAGATTGGTTTATTGGAAAGGTGCAATGCAGAGAAAATGAAGGAAGCAGAAAGATGTAAGCAAGAGAAAGAGGGTCTTATTCAAATAGTAGAGGAGAGGGAATGCTGCATAAAGGATCTTCATAAAGATATAGCCATCAGCTGCTTGAAGCAAGAATCCAAGGAAAAAGAATTAGAAGATGCAATTCATGCCCAGCTGGATGCAGAGAAAGCCCTCAAGCAGGAGAAAGAAATTCTTTTGAAGATTAAAGATGTGAAAGATCGAACTATTGAGCACTTTCAGTGGCTAGCTATAGCATCAGAGCAAGATTTGTTAGGTGCGCGgtgtttttctttctcaaaacaAGTGGAAAAGTGGATTGAGGTCAGTGTGCTTAGGGACGCGTTGAAAAATGCACAATACCTGGCAAAGctagaaattgaagaaaagaacaCGAGAATAGTGAAATCAGAAGAATCAATCTTCCATTTAAAACAAGAAGCAGAGCAGCTTCAAGCGTCACTGGAAGCCTTGaagtttgaaaatgaaaaattgatggATAAACAGCAGGCCATGgaattcatgataacaaagcTCAAGTTTGAGAACGGAAATTTACTGCAAGACATCATGAACTTATCGACAGAAAGGGAAGATATGCTGGTACATTTTGAAGTCATCTTTGGTAGAATTGGAGAATTGTCTAGTGGGGATATGCAATTGATGGAGATGTTGGGGAATGTGTTGAATACTTCtgaagatgaaaatgaaatagCAATGGGTTCAGTAGTTTGTGACAAGCCACATGAGTCTGCTAGAGATAGTGCAAATGATCTTCTTTTTCCTCCCACAACTAAAAAAActgaagaaaatattgatggacGATCCCCATTGAGAGAGGTTAATAGTTTGCATATGTAGATCAGAAAAGGAATGTGTAATCTTGCTTATGGAAACGCCAGAAAGGTACAGGTTCAGAATAATATCCTCTTCGCATTGGCATGTTTAATTGTTTATGACATTAAATGCACAGGTAGGCAAACTGTCCCTCAAAACTATAAGTTGAAAATGCAATTAATGAATAGGCTATAGATAGGaagcttataatatttttatcctgAACctcatatttttgaattttttatttattttctaataatatcCTCTTCGCATttgcatatttgaattttttatttattttctaataaaattttattttgcgtTGAGTCCATAATAAAACAACACTTTTATTCTTGatctttgatattttaattagcgaattttgttttagttctgactaataactaataaaaaataattattagagaacaaatacaaaatttattaagtaaTGAGGAACTACAAATAAGtgttaagaacaaaaaaaattatttttattaagaacttaacacaaaacaaatatttattacaaaacaaacataaaaatcgAATATTTATTAAGGATGTATACTATatgtaaggttttttttttagtaaaacccTATTACCCGTCATCTTCTCAATAATACAAATGCCATTTACTATTCTGTTATAACACTATTGAGGACAATACTGTGGGCTGACATTCAGAGAAGGATTAACTGAATTTGCCATGTGAATACTTCATACATCCAAAAATTTCCCATAACTGTGTGCAAGTTGGTgctattttatttcataagaCCACAACTAATGATTGATATTTTAAGGTTTAATTGTACTTTTGGTTCTTTTGCAATTTTCAagtttaatagttttttatttttaaaattaagaaaattcaaaaatattcaaaatgcaaaaaaatattcaaaaatgtTATAAGATACAACTATATTCAAAGCTAGACTTGAATTTAGAAAATAGTAGAGCACTGAGTGGGGAGCTTTCTCAAATGGTCTCCCTTTAACCAAGAtggtaattttctttcttggccAAAAGATGGTAATTTCCCAAGAGaactattatataaataagcaCCATTTTGTTATTTGATATTGCAAATATAAAACTCACTCTTTCaacagtaatttttaaaataattactcaaaatatattttatttagaagcATACTCCTTGTGGACCAGATTTTTAAGATGATGCAGAGTTATGATCATATTATTGTCAAACAAGAGCAATGTGTTTTATTATATCTgctaaaaaaatgcatataatACCCACcctataattaattttcattttgtgttttgtttccATTGGGTCGTTTCTCTTCAGGTTGAATCCAATTTAAGTGAAAGAAAAACAGTTTTAGAGGTTTGTGAGACAATTGTAAAGCGAGGTGGGAGCTTAGCTGGTGCAGGAATAGTGGGGATTGtacaaaaaatggaagaggatCAGAGAGGTCTCGTCTTTGGGAATGGGAAGAGAAGTGTTGTTGCCATCGATGGGggaatatatgaaaattatccTCAATACAGGGCTTATTTGCAAGATTCAGTCATAGAGCTGCTAGGAACAGAAAAGTCAAACAATGTGGTGATAGAGCATACTAAAGATGGATCTGGAATAGGAGCTGCTGTATTGGCTGCTTCAAACTCCATGTACAACCAAGACTTATAGTCCATTATCatgcaaataaaaattgaaggaataatccatttttccttttgtaTATGGGAGAGGAAAAGGTGACTTGATGGAGgtccaagattattttttttcctcataaaCGTAGTATtgaaatttgtattttatataaaatactcAAGTCTCTTGTTGCTagatctttaaataattttagtggATTGGTACAGTAATCAGTGTAAtgtatataattgttttttatagtaatgtaatttatataaaaaaaattacaatttttatacaaaagaaagaaataagaagagaagagaaaaatgtgtaataaaataaatgttgtgatagagaaaaataaaaatatgtgaaaaaaattgtaaaaatgtagTATTAGTAACATTACTTATAATGcaactaaggttcactcataatgCAACTAACTAGTAACATGAAACAATATTGATATTCAAGGATATTGCTTGAATTCAAATAGgtacatatatatagagagtacaaaagagagagagggaggagAGAGACTATGACAGTGACAATGCACTGTTGCCTTCTGAAAAAAGGCTACCAACTAAGTTACCAAACATGGCTAAATTACAAGGATattcaacactccccctcaagctggagcatataaatcatatgcaCCAAGCTTGGTACATATAGTCTGAATCTTGGGTCCTCTTAAGGACTTAGTCAAAATATCCGCTGGCTGATCATTAGAACCAATGAACTCAGTGACAATCTCCTTGGACAGAAGCTTCTCTCGAATGAAATGACAatcaatctctatatgtttggtCCTCTCATGGAAGACTGGGTTTGAGGCAATATGAAGAGCAGCCTGATTATCACAATACAACTTCATTTGCAACTCTTCACAAAACCtcaattcttgaagaaattGTTTGATCCACATGAGCTCACATGTAACCATAGCCATAGATCGATACTCAGCTTCTGCACTAGACCGAGCGACAACAGTTTGTTTCTTGCTTTTCCAAGAGATTAGATTTCCTCCAATGAAAACACAATAACCTGATGTAGATCTCCTATCCATGGGacatccagcccaatcagcatcacaatatcctGATAGTTGCGTACTACCCTTGTCTTCATACAACAACCCTTGTCCAGGAGCTTTCTTAACATACCTCAGAATACGCATGACAGCATTCCAATGGTCCAAATGAGGATTCTGCATAAATTGGCTAACCACTCCCACAACAAAGGAGATATCAGGTCTAGTAATGGTAAGGTAAATGAGTTTTCCCACAAGCCTCCTATATCTCTCGGGGTCAGGATAAGCTTCACTTTGATCTGCCATGAGCTTCAAATTAGGATCCATAGGGCTTTCAACAGGTCTACAGTTCTGCATACCTGTTTCTTCTAAAATATCCAGAGCATACTTCCTCTGAGAAATCACAATACCATCTCCTGATTGAGCCACTTCAATACCAAGGAAATACTTCAAAGATCCCAGATCTTTGGTCTGGAAATGACTGAATAAGTGCTCTTTCAGCTGGACAATCTTAGTAGTATCATTCCCTGTAAtcactatatcatcaacatagaccATTAGATAGACACATTTTCCAGGAGATGTATGATAGTAAAATACAGAGTGATCAGCTTCACTTCGTTTTAGTCCAAACATTTGAACAACATTACTAAATTTACCAAACCATGCTCGAGGAGATTGTTTCAACCCATAAAGAGATCGACGAAGCTTACACACAAGGTCATACTCCCCCTGAGCAACAAACCCAGGTGGTTGCTCCATATAAATATCCTCCTCAAGATCACCATGGAGGAAGGCATTCTTAATATCAAGCTGATGAAGGGGCCAATGACGGATGGCCGCCATAGCAAGAAACAAACGAACGGTGGTGAGCTTGGCTACAGGAGAGAAAGTATCACCGTAATCAATGCCATATACCTGTGTGTAGCCCTTAGCTACCAAGCGAGCCTTAAGCCGATCAACCTTACCATTGGGTCCAACTTTAACAGTGTAAACCCATCTGCAACCTACAGTCGTCTTACCAGGAGGGAGAGGAACGAGCTCCCAAGTACCATTATTTTCAAGAGCCTGCATTTCATCAACCATAGCTTGTCTCCAGCCAGGATGATCAAGTGCCTCACGAACAGTGGAAGGAACAGTAAGGGAAGACaaggagaaaacaaaagaactatATGAAGGAGACAAACGGTGATaacttaagaaattataaataggatGAGGATTGCGAGTAGAACGAGTACCTTTTCTGATGGCAATGGGCCAATGTGAGTCAGAATGAGAAGGAGAAGTGGAGGATGAGGAAGGATCCATGAGTGGAGGACTGGTTGAAGAAGAACGAGGATCACGAGAAGAGGCTTCAGGTACTGGAGATCCAATCTGTCTTGTCCTGGGTGGATCGGTAACCGAAGGTGGAGAGATAACTTCAGGTGAATTTGGGACAACACGGACATTATGGTCTGAGTTATCTAGAGGACAAGGAGAAGAGATAGGAAGAACCTCCTGGAGAGACGAAGAGTGGTCCACGGAGGATGAGAAGAAGGGTGTGTCTTCAAAAAAGGTGACATCTGCAGACATATAGTACCGTCTCATGGTGGGAGAGTAGCATTTGTAACCTTTTTGAAGACGAGAATAACCCAAAAAGACGCATTTGACTGACCTTGCAGAAAGTTTGTCTAAACCAGGAGACAAATCATGGACAAAGCAAGTACAACCAAACACTTTAGGAGAGACATGGAATAGTGGATCATGAGGAAAGACAATTGAGTGAGGGATTTGGTTTTCAAGAGAAAAAGAGGGCATCCTATTGATTAGGAAACAAGCAGTAAGCACGGCATCTCCCCAATGATGTGTAGGAACATTTGAATTTAGCATTAGGGAACGTGCAGTTTCAAGAAGATGtctattcttcctttctgctataccattttgttgtggtgtgtgTGGACATGTGGACTGATGTATAATACCTTTGgaagacaaaaaagaagaaagatcatgagagaaatactctttagcattatcacttctgaaaattttgattgtttttccaaattgattctcaatcTCATTGTAGAATGACACAAATATAGGCAAAAGTTCAGAtctgtctttcattaaataaacccaAGTACATCTGGAGAATTCATCAATAAAGGTTACAAAATATCGAAAACCAAAAGATGTGACACGACTTGGTCCCCAAATATCAGAATGTATGGTAGAAAAAGCCGAGTCACATCTTTGTACAGTTTGAGGAAATGACGACCTGACATGTTTTCCTAGTTGACAAGACTCACAATCTAAGACTCTAAGATTCTTAAGACTAGGAACCATAATCTTCAATTTAGGTAAACTTGGGTGACCCAGACGATCATGCAAAAGTTTGGGTCTAGAGGTAGCAAAACAAGACCCAGGTGGACTGGATTCCAAGTAATAAAGCCCTCGTGATTCATGTCCTTCTCCAATCAGTCGCCCCGTCCCATGTTCCTGAATAACAAAAGAATTGGCAGTAAAGGTTACTGAACAATTTAACGAACGAGTTAATTGACTTAATGAGATTAGATTATAGGGACACTGGGGAAGAAATAAAACagaatttaatttcaaagagGGAGACAATGAAACTTGaccacttccttgagaagctaccTTGGATCCATTAGCTACAGTAACAAGGTGAGGAATTTTTGGAAGAGAAAAGGATGAGAAGGAGGACTTATTACCAGAAATATGATCAGAGGCACCTGAGTCGAGTATCCAAGGGCTGTGACCTTCAATGGATTGAGAGATACACGCTGTTGAAAAACATGGTACGGACGAGGGTTGTGCTTGATTGCTGGGCTTCTCGGATTTGAGCTTCAAATACTCCTGATACTCCTCATCAGAGAATCTGGACTCTGCTTTCTCTGATTTAGAAACTTGTGCGACCTTGTCAGGAAACCCATGTAATGAATAGCAAGTCTCTTGGGTGTGACCTATCCTCTTGCAATAGGTGCAATGAGGACGTCCGCCCCTTCCACTGCGACCTCCTCTACTGTTGCGGCCGCTTCCTCTCCCTCGAGACGCAACCATGGCTGACGTCTCCACTCCATCAGTAGGATTCTCATCCTTCAATAAATGAGGCACGCGGAGAAGTCTAGTGATGAGGGAATCCATTGATGGAATCTGGTCCCCAGCAAGTACTTGATCACGCACATGATCAAAGTCTGAATGTAAGCTCCTCAAAATAAGAACCATGTAGAACTTGTCAAGCTTCCTATTCACTTCTTCCAATGAATCAGCTACAAGGAACTTTCTCAGTTCTTCCACGGCAGCCCGAGCCTTACCCACATGAGCAATCATGTCATGACTGGTTTGCTTGAGGGCTGTAACCTTCATGGTTGCATCAAACAAGCTTTGGATATCATTGGCAAAGATTTCCTGGGCTTTCTTCCAAAAGGAGCGACACAATTTAAATGATCGGAGGATCTCCAAGATATCCGGCTCAACTGATTGCCATAACACGGCACATAGTTGATAGTCAAGCTTCTCCCATTCAGGTCTTTTATCAACTGAAACAGAATCCGAGGTTTTCTCCAAGTGGTCATGGTGTCCTTGACCAAGGAACCACAATTCCACGGAAGCAGACCACGAAGGATAGTTTTTCCAGTTCAGCTTTGCAGTAGTGATAGTTGGAGTCCCGGAAAACGAAAAAACAGGTCCAGAGGAGGCCATTTAAGAGCCAAACAGCAAACCCTAACACCCAAGAGAGGAAGACACTCAAGAGCAGACCAAATGGCTTGCCGGAAGCGGGAGGTGAAGCCTGGAACAGACCCAGGAAGTGACGACGAAGCTGCCAAGACCGGAAGTGGCAGCTTCCGACGCTGGCACGGTGGCGCGTGAGCTGCACGCGCCGGAAGTCGCGAGAAGAAGAAACGGCGCGTGGAGGCGCGTGCGACGACGGAAGGCGGCGCGAGTTGCAGGGTTGGGTCGCGCTTCTCGAGGCGATCTGAACCCTGGTCTCGCCGGAGAAAACCGCCGGAGATGACGGCGGCCGTCGGCGGCGGACGGCGGACGGCGCGGCGGCGGACGGCGGACGGCGGACGGCGCGACGGCGGACGGCGGCAACCCGCTCTGATGCCAAGTTGAAGGACCAAAGTAAAAGCTTTTTTCTGTTATTGCTTGAATTCAAATAGgtacatatatatagagagtacaaaagagagagagggaggagAGAGACTATGACAGTGACAATGCACTGTTGCCTTCTGAAAAAAGGCTACCAACTAAGTTACCAAACATGGCTAAATTACAAGGATATTCAACAGATATTTGAACAACGACATGTTACAATCATAccactttttaaaaatagagacaTACCTCGAAAGATGCTCAGTGTGAACGACAACGAGTGCGTGGATGCAGTTACAGGGGAAACACTAACACAAATGTCGTGATGACGACATATAATTTGTACCATGAATGGGGAAACTATCAGCTGGATCAATCATACTCAAATAACAATTCATCATGTTTAAGGTTTATAAAATAGTACAACCAGTAAAGAGGtttattttaagtgaaataaggataatttaaatattttgtcaaatGGAAACAAATTAAGTTTTGGCTAGTGTTGTGTGCTAGTGTTGTGTGGTAAAAATTAACTTGATTTCGTGCCCAACTTGCTTTTTTCTTAGTGTGGGTGCCAAGTTCCCATTTATTATTAGAATGGAATTTGTGGttctttcatttcaaagttcAAGTGGGATgttatattcttaattattttcaaagtttaagcTACCCTTATATGCATCAAATTCTTAATTACTTGATCATAAATGCTCTAATAAAGACAAATCATACTGGATGTTGAAGTGTCAAA contains:
- the LOC100805305 gene encoding kinesin-like protein KIN-12F, with the protein product MRNSIREKEMVVRELERKIVQLEQDNKELGDLLKELREAQINNGETGNSQQKTSGAEGERLKEAANINKSLSTLGHVIMILVDVANGKQRHIPYRDSRLTFLLQDSLGGNSKTMIIANVSPSICCAAETLNTLKFAQRAKLIQNNAVVNEDSTGDVIALQHQIRLLKVVSVIFCSISFIGANLTSYIVTYKSTLTNKEQEIRELQMELENCYYAIEENHLGLLIFKSELAEAYSKSFRGRADPDKAFDIKENEDMVLISAEQLRVKDKSLKTMAQAAQQHSLLEEELKQQKKNLEESSEGQLILEEQLLQMEYTLQYERSAAFEALEVLEHEIASKNDEICRLNCEVQDWKSTAETLKVSYEEIQGTSKKMKASLLSHIKNEQALKQANENLVCIVKDQERKTEDLLLQIGLLERCNAEKMKEAERCKQEKEGLIQIVEERECCIKDLHKDIAISCLKQESKEKELEDAIHAQLDAEKALKQEKEILLKIKDVKDRTIEHFQWLAIASEQDLLGARCFSFSKQVEKWIEVSVLRDALKNAQYLAKLEIEEKNTRIVKSEESIFHLKQEAEQLQASLEALKFENEKLMDKQQAMEFMITKLKFENGNLLQDIMNLSTEREDMLVHFEVIFGRIGELSSGDMQLMEMLGNVLNTSEDENEIAMGSVVCDKPHESARDSANDLLFPPTTKKTEENIDGRSPLREVNSLHM